From Dasypus novemcinctus isolate mDasNov1 chromosome 8, mDasNov1.1.hap2, whole genome shotgun sequence, the proteins below share one genomic window:
- the HDHD3 gene encoding haloacid dehalogenase-like hydrolase domain-containing protein 3 yields MASRLQIRLLTWDVKDTLLRLCRPVGEEYATKARAHGLEVEAATLGQTFSQAYRAQSHSFPNYGLSRGLTSRQWWLDVIQQTFRLAGVRDTQAVAPIADQLYKDFSSPHTWQVLEGAKATLRRCRKRGLRLAVISNFDKRLEDILVGLGLREHFDFVLTSEAAGWPKPDPRIFLEALRLAHLEPAVAAHVGDSYCCDYQGARAVGMHAFLVPGPGPLDPEVKDSVPKEHILPSLSHLLPALDLLEGSHLGL; encoded by the coding sequence ATGGCTTCCCGGCTGCAGATCCGGCTGCTGACGTGGGACGTGAAAGACACGCTGCTCAGGCTCTGCCGCCCTGTCGGGGAGGAGTATGCCACCAAAGCCCGGGCCCACGGGCTGGAGGTGGAGGCTGCAACCCTGGGGCAAACTTTCAGCCAGGCCTACAGGGCTCAGAGTCACAGCTTCCCCAACTACGGCCTGAGCCGCGGCCTCACCTCCCGTCAGTGGTGGCTGGATGTCATTCAGCAGACCTTCCGCCTAGCAGGTGTTCGGGACACCCAGGCAGTAGCCCCCATCGCTGACCAGCTGTACAAGGATTTCAGCAGCCCCCACACCTGGCAGGTGTTGGAGGGAGCGAAGGCCACTCTCAGGAGATGCCGCAAACGGGGTCTGAGGCTGGCCGTGATCTCCAACTTTGACAAACGGCTCGAGGACATCCTGGTGGGTCTTGGCCTGAGGGAACATTTTGACTTTGTGCTGACTTCTGAGGCTGCTGGCTGGCCCAAGCCGGACCCCCGAATTTTCCTTGAGGCTTTGCGGCTGGCTCACCTGGAGCCTGCTGTGGCGGCCCATGTTGGAGACAGTTACTGCTGTGATTACCAGGGGGCACGGGCTGTAGGCATGCATGCCTTCCTGGTGCCTGGCCCCGGGCCTCTGGACCCTGAAGTCAAGGATTCTGTGCCCAAAGAGCACATACTCCCCTCATTGTCCCATCTCTTACCTGCCCTTGACCTCCTGGAGGGCTCTCACCTGGGGCTTTGA